The Symphalangus syndactylus isolate Jambi chromosome 11, NHGRI_mSymSyn1-v2.1_pri, whole genome shotgun sequence genome contains a region encoding:
- the LOC129493446 gene encoding transketolase-like protein 2 isoform X1 has protein sequence MANDAKPDVKTVQVLRDTANRLRIRSIRATCASGSGQVTSCCSAAEVVSVLFFHTMKYKQTDPEHPDNDRFILSKGHAAPILYAAWVEVGDISESDLLNLRKLHSDLERHPIPGLPFVDVATGSLGQGLGAACGMAYTGKYLDKASYRVFCLMGDGESSDGSVWEAFAFASHYNLDNLVAVFDVNRLGQSGPAPLERGADIYQNCCEAFGWNTYLVDGHDVEALCQAFWQASQVKNKPTAIVAKTFKGRGIPNIEDAENWHGKPVPKERADAIVKLIESQIQTNENLIPKSPVEDSPQISITDIKMPSPPAYKVGDKIATQKTYGLALAKMGRANERVIVLSGDTMNSTYSEIFRKEHPERFIECVIAEQNMVSVALGCATRRRTIAFASAFAAFFTRAFDQLRMGAISQANINLIGSHCGVSTGEDAVSQMALEDLAMFRSIPSCTVFYPSDAISTEHAVYLAANTKGMCFIRTSQPETAVIYTPQENFEIGQAKVVRHGVNDKVTVIGAGVTLHEALAAADHLSQQGISVRVIDPFTIKPLDATTIIASAKATGGRVITVEDHYREGGIGEAVCAAVSREPDIRVHQLAVSGVPQRGKTSELLDMFGISTRHIIAAVMLILMK, from the coding sequence ATGGCCAATGATGCCAAGCCAGACGTGAAGACCGTGCAGGTGCTGCGGGACACCGCCAACCGCCTGCGGATCCGTTCCATCAGGGCCACGTGTGCCTCTGGTTCTGGCCAGGTCACGTCGTGCTGCAGTGCAGCGGAGGTCGTGTCTGTCCTCTTCTTCCACACGATGAAGTATAAACAGACAGACCCAGAACACCCGGACAACGACCGGTTCATCCTCTCCAAGGGACACGCTGCTCCCATCCTCTATGCTGCTTGGGTGGAGGTGGGTGACATCAGTGAATCTGACTTGCTGAACCTGAGGAAACTTCACAGCGACTTGGAGAGACACCCTATCCCCGGACTGCCGTTTGTTGACGTGGCAACAGGGTCCCTAGGACAGGGATTAGGTGCTGCATGTGGAATGGCTTATACTGGCAAGTACCTTGACAAGGCCAGCTACCGGGTGTTCTGCCTTATGGGAGATGGCGAATCCTCAGACGGCTCTGTGTGGGAGGCTTTCGCTTTTGCCTCCCACTACAACTTGGACAATCTCGTGGCGGTCTTCGACGTGAACCGCTTGGGACAAAGTGGCCCTGCACCCCTTGAGCGTGGCGCAGACATCTACCAGAATTGCTGTGAAGCCTTTGGATGGAATACTTACTTAGTGGACGGCCATGATGTGGAGGCCTTGTGCCAAGCATTTTGGCAAGCAAGTCAAGTGAAGAACAAGCCTACTGCTATAGTTGCCAAGACCTTCAAAGGTCGGGGTATTCCAAATATTGAGGATGCAGAAAATTGGCATGGAAAGCCAGTGCCAAAAGAAAGAGCAGATGCAATTGTCAAATTAATTGAGAGTCAGATACAGACCAATGAGAATCTCATACCAAAATCGCCTGTGGAAGACTCACCTCAAATCAGCATCACAGATATAAAAATGCCCTCCCCACCTGCTTACAAAGTTGGTGACAAGATAGCTACTCAGAAAAcgtatggtttggctctggctAAAATGGGCCGTGCAAATGAAAGAGTTATTGTTCTGAGTGGTGACACGATGAACTCCACCTATTCTGAGATATTCAGGAAAGAACACCCTGAGCGTTTCATAGAGTGTGTTATTGCTGAACAAAACATGGTAAGTGTGGCACTAGGCTGTGCTACACGTCGTCGAACCATTGCTTTTGCTAGTGCTTTTGCTGCCTTTTTTACTAGAGCATTTGATCAGCTCCGAATGGGAGCCATTTCTCAAGCCAATATCAACCTTATTGGTTCCCACTGTGGTGTATCCACTGGAGAAGATGCAGTCTCCCAGATGGCCCTGGAGGATCTAGCCATGTTCCGAAGCATTCCCAGTTGTACTGTTTTCTATCCAAGTGATGCCATCTCGACAGAGCATGCTGTTTATCTAGCCGCCAACACCAAGGGAATGTGCTTCATTCGAACCAGCCAACCAGAAACTGCAGTTATTTATACCCCACAAGAAAATTTTGAGATTGGCCAGGCCAAGGTAGTCCGCCACGGTGTCAATGATAAAGTCACAGTAATTGGAGCTGGAGTTACTCTCCATGAAGCCTTAGCAGCTGCTGACCATCTTTCTCAGCAAGGTATTTCTGTCCGTGTCATCGACCCATTTACCATTAAACCCCTGGATGCCACCACCATCATCGCCAGTGCAAAAGCCACAGGCGGCCGAGTTATCACAGTGGAGGATCACTACAGGGAAGGTGGCATTGGAGAAGCTGTTTGTGCAGCTGTCTCCAGGGAGCCTGATATCCGTGTTCATCAGCTGGCAGTGTCAGGAGTGCCTCAACGTGGGAAAACTAGTGAATTGCTGGATATGTTTGGAATCAGTACCAGACACATTATAGCAGCCGTAATGCTTATTTTAATGAAGTAA
- the LOC129493446 gene encoding transketolase-like protein 2 isoform X2 — protein MANDAKPDVKTVQVLRDTANRLRIRSIRATCASGSGQVTSCCSAAEVVSVLFFHTMKYKQTDPEHPDNDRFILSKGLPFVDVATGSLGQGLGAACGMAYTGKYLDKASYRVFCLMGDGESSDGSVWEAFAFASHYNLDNLVAVFDVNRLGQSGPAPLERGADIYQNCCEAFGWNTYLVDGHDVEALCQAFWQASQVKNKPTAIVAKTFKGRGIPNIEDAENWHGKPVPKERADAIVKLIESQIQTNENLIPKSPVEDSPQISITDIKMPSPPAYKVGDKIATQKTYGLALAKMGRANERVIVLSGDTMNSTYSEIFRKEHPERFIECVIAEQNMVSVALGCATRRRTIAFASAFAAFFTRAFDQLRMGAISQANINLIGSHCGVSTGEDAVSQMALEDLAMFRSIPSCTVFYPSDAISTEHAVYLAANTKGMCFIRTSQPETAVIYTPQENFEIGQAKVVRHGVNDKVTVIGAGVTLHEALAAADHLSQQGISVRVIDPFTIKPLDATTIIASAKATGGRVITVEDHYREGGIGEAVCAAVSREPDIRVHQLAVSGVPQRGKTSELLDMFGISTRHIIAAVMLILMK, from the exons ATGGCCAATGATGCCAAGCCAGACGTGAAGACCGTGCAGGTGCTGCGGGACACCGCCAACCGCCTGCGGATCCGTTCCATCAGGGCCACGTGTGCCTCTGGTTCTGGCCAGGTCACGTCGTGCTGCAGTGCAGCGGAGGTCGTGTCTGTCCTCTTCTTCCACACGATGAAGTATAAACAGACAGACCCAGAACACCCGGACAACGACCGGTTCATCCTCTCCAAG GGACTGCCGTTTGTTGACGTGGCAACAGGGTCCCTAGGACAGGGATTAGGTGCTGCATGTGGAATGGCTTATACTGGCAAGTACCTTGACAAGGCCAGCTACCGGGTGTTCTGCCTTATGGGAGATGGCGAATCCTCAGACGGCTCTGTGTGGGAGGCTTTCGCTTTTGCCTCCCACTACAACTTGGACAATCTCGTGGCGGTCTTCGACGTGAACCGCTTGGGACAAAGTGGCCCTGCACCCCTTGAGCGTGGCGCAGACATCTACCAGAATTGCTGTGAAGCCTTTGGATGGAATACTTACTTAGTGGACGGCCATGATGTGGAGGCCTTGTGCCAAGCATTTTGGCAAGCAAGTCAAGTGAAGAACAAGCCTACTGCTATAGTTGCCAAGACCTTCAAAGGTCGGGGTATTCCAAATATTGAGGATGCAGAAAATTGGCATGGAAAGCCAGTGCCAAAAGAAAGAGCAGATGCAATTGTCAAATTAATTGAGAGTCAGATACAGACCAATGAGAATCTCATACCAAAATCGCCTGTGGAAGACTCACCTCAAATCAGCATCACAGATATAAAAATGCCCTCCCCACCTGCTTACAAAGTTGGTGACAAGATAGCTACTCAGAAAAcgtatggtttggctctggctAAAATGGGCCGTGCAAATGAAAGAGTTATTGTTCTGAGTGGTGACACGATGAACTCCACCTATTCTGAGATATTCAGGAAAGAACACCCTGAGCGTTTCATAGAGTGTGTTATTGCTGAACAAAACATGGTAAGTGTGGCACTAGGCTGTGCTACACGTCGTCGAACCATTGCTTTTGCTAGTGCTTTTGCTGCCTTTTTTACTAGAGCATTTGATCAGCTCCGAATGGGAGCCATTTCTCAAGCCAATATCAACCTTATTGGTTCCCACTGTGGTGTATCCACTGGAGAAGATGCAGTCTCCCAGATGGCCCTGGAGGATCTAGCCATGTTCCGAAGCATTCCCAGTTGTACTGTTTTCTATCCAAGTGATGCCATCTCGACAGAGCATGCTGTTTATCTAGCCGCCAACACCAAGGGAATGTGCTTCATTCGAACCAGCCAACCAGAAACTGCAGTTATTTATACCCCACAAGAAAATTTTGAGATTGGCCAGGCCAAGGTAGTCCGCCACGGTGTCAATGATAAAGTCACAGTAATTGGAGCTGGAGTTACTCTCCATGAAGCCTTAGCAGCTGCTGACCATCTTTCTCAGCAAGGTATTTCTGTCCGTGTCATCGACCCATTTACCATTAAACCCCTGGATGCCACCACCATCATCGCCAGTGCAAAAGCCACAGGCGGCCGAGTTATCACAGTGGAGGATCACTACAGGGAAGGTGGCATTGGAGAAGCTGTTTGTGCAGCTGTCTCCAGGGAGCCTGATATCCGTGTTCATCAGCTGGCAGTGTCAGGAGTGCCTCAACGTGGGAAAACTAGTGAATTGCTGGATATGTTTGGAATCAGTACCAGACACATTATAGCAGCCGTAATGCTTATTTTAATGAAGTAA